The Altererythrobacter sp. ZODW24 genome window below encodes:
- a CDS encoding TonB-dependent receptor: MRITKPVLLASIASGAMFATPATAQDTAAEPAAEDENVVIVTARRQSETLQDTPASVTVLTADALQKSGADNASDFAQLTPGVTIVSGTAEAGDTQVNIRGINGARDAESSIALVVDGILKTNTAQLNQVQGTLRQAEILKGPQGALYGRNAAAGAVVLQTLKPGDFFEGGVQASYANENTIEANGFIAGPIGDNLGFVLSGYYRTTDGFFRNTFLDEKVVDDQEVWTVDGRLVANLSDRTELDVKARYSELNGASINFNSSFHVPGFGGVNPAFYEDVNDHEFGYYGNIRPTNSQDSFDVSAKIEHEFDSTILTAWVLYSDISQLLTADGTSADFARYITAADPAVQGAVDACFASTAANTGFPVNQPGFIGTLPVPFIFDPANGSTFGAYSPTTCDGTQLQTRDQKDISGEIRLASDNDGPIDWQLGAYYLNIDREVGVSLGADTGAGVSTTLYNAPGSSNPTSLLLNDAFDTNVYAVFGSVEFRPSEQFSAGVALRYDIEDRTTTPLVPNVLDPFTGGPINPGQAFSTFGVKDATYKQLQPKLTLSYKPNSDLNIYANWGIGFKSGGFNNQGSAALVDANFAQFIGADVVIEDDYDKEVSSAFEVGVKGNLLNGAITYDLAGYYTQIDDMQFFEFFVGAFGLLRVVSNIDEVDVYGAELNVTAEITDGWKLFGAFNVTESEIKANASRPITVGNKSPYTAAYTINLGSEMDAPLTPDIDLVVRADYRITGPTWFHTVQAQTQPTLFSGLLPISALAPIPASVGDGRYDVAKRDAFGVLNLRAGIETESFNLTFFAENLLNREYLNEVIPAIEFGGSFISPGARRLLGVEIGYNF; the protein is encoded by the coding sequence ATGCGGATTACTAAACCTGTCCTCCTCGCCTCCATCGCCAGCGGAGCTATGTTCGCCACTCCTGCCACTGCGCAAGATACAGCTGCAGAGCCAGCCGCAGAAGACGAAAATGTCGTGATCGTCACTGCGCGGCGGCAATCGGAAACGCTTCAGGATACGCCGGCTTCTGTCACGGTGCTAACTGCCGACGCTCTGCAGAAGAGCGGCGCTGATAATGCCTCTGACTTCGCACAGCTTACGCCTGGCGTTACAATTGTGTCGGGCACTGCGGAGGCCGGTGATACACAGGTCAACATCCGCGGCATTAACGGTGCGCGCGATGCGGAAAGCTCGATTGCGCTGGTCGTTGATGGCATTCTCAAGACGAACACAGCGCAGCTCAATCAGGTGCAAGGTACGCTGAGGCAGGCTGAGATCCTCAAGGGTCCGCAGGGCGCGCTATACGGCCGTAACGCTGCTGCGGGTGCAGTTGTGTTGCAGACACTCAAGCCGGGCGATTTCTTCGAAGGCGGCGTTCAGGCGTCCTATGCGAATGAGAATACCATTGAGGCTAATGGCTTCATCGCTGGACCTATCGGCGATAATCTGGGCTTCGTGCTGTCGGGTTATTACCGCACGACGGACGGCTTCTTCCGCAATACGTTCCTCGACGAAAAGGTCGTTGATGATCAAGAAGTTTGGACCGTCGACGGCCGGTTGGTTGCCAATCTATCTGATCGGACCGAACTAGACGTAAAGGCACGCTATTCCGAACTGAACGGTGCGTCGATCAACTTCAATTCCTCGTTCCATGTGCCCGGCTTTGGCGGCGTGAACCCGGCGTTCTATGAAGACGTGAACGATCATGAGTTTGGTTATTATGGTAACATCCGTCCAACCAACAGTCAGGACAGTTTCGATGTCTCCGCCAAAATAGAGCATGAGTTCGACAGCACAATCCTGACCGCATGGGTGCTCTACTCCGACATCTCGCAGTTGCTGACAGCGGACGGCACATCGGCCGACTTTGCCCGCTACATCACGGCAGCGGATCCCGCAGTGCAGGGCGCGGTCGACGCATGTTTCGCCTCCACAGCAGCGAACACAGGCTTCCCGGTTAATCAGCCGGGTTTCATTGGCACTCTGCCAGTGCCTTTCATTTTCGATCCGGCGAACGGTTCCACGTTTGGCGCCTACAGCCCGACGACTTGCGACGGCACACAGCTGCAAACGCGTGATCAGAAGGACATCAGTGGTGAAATCCGTTTAGCTTCCGACAATGATGGTCCAATCGACTGGCAGTTGGGCGCATACTACCTCAACATCGACCGCGAAGTCGGCGTAAGCCTTGGCGCGGATACCGGAGCCGGTGTGAGCACCACGCTCTACAATGCGCCGGGCAGTTCAAACCCCACCTCATTGCTTTTGAATGATGCGTTCGACACCAACGTCTATGCGGTCTTCGGTTCGGTGGAATTCCGTCCGAGCGAGCAATTCTCTGCCGGTGTGGCACTTCGCTACGATATCGAAGACCGGACCACGACACCGCTCGTTCCCAACGTTCTCGATCCCTTCACCGGCGGCCCCATTAATCCGGGTCAGGCCTTCAGCACCTTTGGTGTGAAGGACGCGACGTATAAGCAGCTCCAGCCCAAGCTGACGCTGAGCTACAAGCCAAACAGCGACCTCAATATCTATGCCAACTGGGGCATCGGATTTAAGTCGGGCGGCTTCAACAATCAGGGTTCTGCTGCGTTGGTTGATGCCAACTTCGCGCAGTTCATCGGTGCCGACGTCGTGATCGAAGACGATTATGACAAGGAGGTGTCGAGCGCCTTTGAAGTCGGTGTGAAGGGTAACTTGCTCAATGGCGCAATCACCTATGATCTGGCCGGCTATTACACTCAGATCGACGATATGCAGTTCTTCGAATTCTTCGTTGGCGCATTCGGTCTGCTGCGTGTGGTTTCGAATATCGATGAAGTCGATGTCTATGGTGCGGAGCTGAATGTGACGGCTGAAATCACCGATGGCTGGAAGCTGTTCGGTGCATTCAACGTGACTGAAAGCGAGATCAAGGCGAATGCGTCACGTCCGATCACGGTAGGTAACAAATCGCCATATACGGCCGCCTATACGATCAACCTTGGCAGCGAGATGGATGCGCCGTTGACACCGGATATCGATCTGGTGGTGCGGGCCGATTACCGGATTACTGGTCCGACATGGTTCCACACAGTGCAGGCTCAGACGCAGCCGACGCTGTTCTCCGGATTGCTACCGATTTCTGCACTGGCACCAATTCCGGCATCGGTCGGTGATGGCCGCTATGATGTCGCAAAGCGCGATGCGTTTGGTGTGCTGAACCTGCGTGCCGGGATCGAAACAGAGAGCTTCAATCTGACGTTCTTCGCCGAGAACCTGCTTAACCGCGAATATCTCAATGAGGTAATCCCGGCGATCGAGTTCGGCGGATCCTTCATCTCACCGGGCGCACGCCGCCTGCTGGGCGTGGAGATTGGCTACAACTTCTAA
- a CDS encoding beta-galactosidase, with protein MTDEKMRLGVCYYPEHWPEERWAIDAARMAEIGLSRVRIGEFAWSRIEPEPGRYDWSWLDRALRTLADAGLGIIFGTPTATPPKWLVDQMPDMIAVDASGKPRKFGSRRHYCFSHRPYRDECARITQAVADRYGKNPAVVAWQTDNEYGCHNTTLSYSDAARDAFRDWLAAKYGDVSALNTAWGNVFWSMEYRSFGEIELPNLTVTEPNPAHVLDFRRFASDEVVSFNKLQANILRAASPGRDIVHNFMGFYNEFDHHDVSADLDVASWDSYPLGFLEMSWMSEAEKIRYARQGHPDISAFHHDLYRGCKDRWWVMEQQPGPVNWAPHNPAPLPGMVRFWTLEALSHGAELVSFFRWRQAAFAQEQMHSGLLRPDASEDGALFEAEQVAGEITALDCAGAAPKRVALIYSYEAQWLFEAQPQGQSFVNLELMFSYYTALRRLGLDVDIVSPDALFDGYAMIVAPSLPIVRPELAVKFAALTCPLLLGPRSGSKTENFAFPDELPPGPLQELLPVKVMRVESLREGIEVTSGDGRITRWLEHIDSEGEPEIAPVLFKSSNRRYLGGWADAALLRQILGRMADEAGLTTCDLPQDIRIRSHGGLRFAFNHGPDTLSLGKILPGTRDYLLGGDDLPPAGVAAWRE; from the coding sequence ATGACCGACGAGAAAATGCGCCTCGGTGTTTGTTATTATCCCGAGCATTGGCCGGAGGAACGCTGGGCCATCGATGCGGCGCGCATGGCAGAAATTGGCCTTTCGCGCGTGCGCATCGGCGAGTTTGCATGGAGCCGTATCGAGCCAGAGCCAGGCCGCTACGACTGGAGCTGGCTAGATCGTGCTCTCCGAACACTGGCTGATGCAGGCCTCGGCATCATCTTCGGCACACCTACCGCCACGCCGCCCAAATGGCTGGTGGACCAGATGCCCGATATGATCGCGGTCGACGCCAGCGGCAAACCGCGCAAGTTCGGATCGCGCCGACACTATTGCTTCTCGCACCGGCCCTACCGTGATGAATGCGCCCGCATCACGCAGGCTGTGGCTGATCGCTATGGAAAGAACCCGGCAGTCGTCGCTTGGCAAACCGACAATGAATATGGCTGTCACAACACTACACTTAGCTATTCGGATGCCGCGCGTGATGCTTTCCGCGATTGGCTTGCGGCGAAGTATGGCGACGTTTCGGCGCTCAACACCGCATGGGGCAATGTATTCTGGAGCATGGAATACCGCAGTTTCGGCGAGATCGAACTGCCCAACCTGACCGTGACTGAACCCAATCCTGCGCATGTGCTCGACTTCCGCCGGTTCGCGTCTGACGAAGTTGTCAGCTTCAACAAATTGCAGGCCAACATCTTGCGCGCCGCATCGCCGGGTCGCGACATCGTTCATAATTTCATGGGCTTCTACAACGAGTTCGATCACCACGACGTGTCGGCGGACCTCGATGTGGCGAGCTGGGACAGTTATCCGCTGGGCTTTCTTGAAATGAGCTGGATGAGCGAGGCGGAGAAGATTCGTTATGCGCGCCAGGGTCACCCTGACATCTCTGCCTTCCACCATGATCTCTATCGCGGCTGCAAGGACCGTTGGTGGGTGATGGAGCAACAGCCGGGGCCAGTGAACTGGGCACCGCACAACCCTGCACCACTTCCGGGCATGGTACGTTTCTGGACGCTGGAGGCGCTCTCGCATGGAGCAGAGCTCGTCAGCTTCTTCCGGTGGCGGCAAGCAGCTTTCGCGCAAGAGCAAATGCATAGCGGCCTGTTGCGGCCCGATGCGTCCGAGGATGGCGCGCTGTTTGAGGCAGAGCAAGTTGCTGGTGAAATTACAGCGCTCGATTGTGCGGGCGCTGCGCCAAAACGCGTGGCGCTGATCTATAGTTATGAAGCGCAGTGGTTGTTCGAAGCGCAGCCGCAGGGCCAGAGCTTCGTCAATCTTGAGCTGATGTTCAGTTACTATACGGCCCTCAGGCGGCTTGGTCTGGACGTCGATATAGTCTCGCCCGATGCGCTATTTGATGGATATGCAATGATCGTCGCTCCGAGTTTGCCGATTGTTCGCCCTGAACTTGCGGTCAAGTTTGCCGCGCTCACCTGTCCGCTGCTTCTCGGGCCGCGTAGTGGGAGCAAAACAGAAAATTTTGCATTTCCGGATGAGCTTCCACCGGGTCCGTTGCAAGAGTTGTTGCCGGTCAAAGTCATGCGCGTTGAAAGTTTGCGCGAGGGTATCGAAGTAACCTCAGGCGATGGCAGAATCACGCGCTGGCTTGAGCACATTGACAGCGAAGGTGAGCCGGAGATCGCCCCGGTGCTCTTTAAGAGCAGCAACCGCCGATATCTTGGCGGTTGGGCCGATGCTGCACTGTTGCGGCAAATCTTGGGGCGCATGGCGGACGAGGCAGGTCTGACTACTTGCGACTTGCCGCAAGACATTCGCATTCGTAGCCACGGCGGACTGCGCTTTGCTTTCAACCATGGGCCAGACACGCTTTCGCTAGGAAAAATACTGCCAGGAACACGCGATTATCTCCTCGGTGGTGACGATCTCCCTCCAGCTGGCGTGGCTGCCTGGCGCGAGTGA
- a CDS encoding hydroxymethylglutaryl-CoA lyase: MYTVSAIEMVEVSPRDGLQNEKRAISTADKLALIERAIDAGSRRIEVTSFVNPRAVPQMADADDVCAGLPHRDDVTYIGLVMNQRGAERALATGRIDQLGAVCVATDKFAMANQGQTSDGSVDAAKDIIKLAKENGKTAQATIGASFGCPFEGEVAEDHVVAMAISLAEAGPVEIALADTIGVGNPAHVASLVARVREAIEPIPVRVHFHNTRGTGLANVWAAIGAGASTVDASIGGLGGCPFAPGAAGNVATEDVTYMLERAGMSTGLDLGKLVATNHWLAGVMDKTLPAMVAKASPFPAAEEHRNSKEEEAV, translated from the coding sequence ATGTATACAGTTTCTGCTATCGAGATGGTCGAAGTCAGCCCACGCGACGGGTTGCAGAACGAAAAGCGCGCGATCTCGACAGCAGACAAGCTAGCTTTGATAGAACGAGCCATTGATGCCGGATCGCGCCGCATCGAAGTTACCAGCTTCGTCAATCCGCGCGCCGTGCCGCAAATGGCTGATGCAGACGATGTATGCGCCGGCCTGCCCCATCGCGACGACGTGACTTATATCGGCCTGGTGATGAACCAGCGGGGTGCCGAGCGTGCGCTCGCAACAGGCCGGATTGATCAGCTTGGGGCCGTTTGCGTCGCGACAGACAAATTCGCGATGGCCAACCAGGGTCAGACGAGCGACGGTTCCGTCGACGCGGCGAAAGACATCATCAAGCTGGCAAAAGAGAACGGCAAAACAGCGCAAGCGACAATTGGTGCAAGCTTCGGCTGTCCGTTCGAAGGTGAAGTTGCCGAGGATCACGTCGTTGCTATGGCTATCTCGCTTGCAGAAGCGGGCCCGGTTGAGATCGCCCTCGCCGATACTATCGGTGTTGGCAATCCAGCGCACGTTGCCAGCCTGGTGGCGAGGGTGCGCGAGGCCATCGAGCCGATTCCGGTCAGGGTTCACTTTCACAATACGCGAGGCACTGGCCTTGCAAATGTTTGGGCTGCGATTGGTGCTGGAGCTAGCACGGTCGATGCCTCCATCGGCGGTCTCGGGGGCTGTCCCTTTGCTCCCGGGGCCGCTGGCAATGTTGCGACTGAAGATGTGACTTATATGCTGGAACGCGCGGGCATGTCGACTGGACTCGATCTCGGCAAGCTTGTGGCCACAAACCACTGGCTAGCCGGTGTGATGGACAAAACACTCCCGGCGATGGTGGCGAAAGCTAGCCCCTTCCCCGCGGCCGAAGAACATAGAAATTCAAAAGAAGAGGAAGCTGTTTGA
- a CDS encoding GntR family transcriptional regulator → MSRASDRAYASIRDSILSGELAAGAPLGEEALAKKVGVSRTPIRDALRRLEADMLIQRTESQRSFVAEWSIDEVADSFELRAMVESLAAKRAAERMKPEILEKLRDCSARINTATEAKEPDVGAFLEANREFHALILEAAASPRLSAMLTNLVEQPIVWRTAHHYSRDELRRSHREHGELLSAFARRDGQWAADIMSAHIRRAFHAYADAHGGLATIGSGGSTAGGQDL, encoded by the coding sequence GTGTCTCGCGCATCCGACAGAGCATATGCCAGCATCAGGGACTCGATCCTCTCCGGCGAGCTCGCCGCTGGGGCGCCCTTAGGTGAAGAAGCATTGGCGAAAAAGGTCGGCGTATCACGCACACCGATTCGCGATGCTCTGCGCCGTTTAGAAGCCGACATGTTGATTCAGCGGACCGAATCGCAGCGCAGTTTCGTTGCCGAATGGTCAATCGACGAGGTCGCCGATTCGTTCGAATTACGCGCGATGGTAGAAAGCCTCGCCGCTAAGCGAGCGGCGGAGCGCATGAAACCAGAAATCCTTGAAAAACTAAGAGACTGCAGCGCTCGCATCAACACCGCCACCGAAGCGAAGGAACCCGACGTCGGCGCCTTCTTGGAAGCAAACCGGGAATTTCACGCCCTTATCTTGGAAGCGGCTGCCTCGCCGCGCCTGTCGGCGATGTTGACCAATCTGGTGGAACAACCAATCGTCTGGCGCACGGCTCATCACTACAGCAGGGATGAATTGCGTCGTTCGCACCGCGAACATGGCGAACTTTTGTCTGCCTTTGCCCGCCGGGATGGGCAATGGGCCGCAGACATTATGAGCGCACATATCCGCAGAGCCTTCCATGCATACGCTGACGCCCACGGCGGATTGGCCACAATTGGATCGGGCGGATCGACGGCTGGAGGGCAAGACCTTTGA
- a CDS encoding alpha-galactosidase, producing MKRFARLDGDGICALFELGEGAPVLLHLGAPVSDNSESIRAATSRGLHENEPDVLSRPDLLPVEGGGFLGTPAIELLRDGKAIPLNFVLERSANEGPVLEFRLGDKANGVTLTLRWEAISEGVMAMSARLLNSGSASFGIARVASLSLPLPGWAGHATRYAGRWAGEMRETTGPIERGAVSSDSRGGRPGFEGGNWLLAHEQSLGAETGQVLGMHLAWSGDHIALLERSADGAAQVQMGARFDHGEVILEPGESYEAPPVHLGFSANGRSGLANRFAMHVRQKVLPERAKWPARRVHLNSWEALSFDMDEASLKRLASDAAALGIERFVIDDGWFHGRRNDRTSLGDWTVDEGLFPDGLGALADHVIGLGMDLGIWVEPEMISPDSDLYRANPDWCIHQDGVERATQRNQLVLDLTIPEASEHLYARLNTLLSLHPITYVKWDHNRPLFPRAGKGIAQTEALYALLDRLRVAHPKVEFESCASGGGRVDYGILGRTHRVWPSDNNDPIERLRIMEAWGQFLPPEVLGSHVGPSPNPITGRRTDMDFRAKVALFGHMGVETDPAAMDEHERTVLAVHIAYYKEWREVLHTGAMHQLDMGDDRAFGRIAVANDGARALALIARTDFAAEFLARPVQLAGLDNEATYKVSLLEPWPAKASQYVGRGFDWRAGIDLTGRFLQSSGVSIPLVHPETAWLLEIEKL from the coding sequence ATGAAGAGATTTGCAAGGCTCGATGGCGACGGAATTTGCGCCTTGTTCGAATTGGGCGAGGGTGCGCCCGTTTTGCTGCATTTGGGCGCGCCGGTTTCGGATAATTCTGAGAGTATCAGGGCAGCAACTTCGCGCGGTTTGCATGAGAACGAGCCAGACGTTTTATCGCGGCCTGATTTGCTGCCAGTTGAAGGTGGAGGCTTTCTTGGCACGCCTGCAATTGAGTTGCTTCGCGACGGGAAGGCAATCCCACTGAATTTTGTGCTCGAAAGAAGCGCGAACGAAGGACCGGTGTTAGAATTCCGGCTTGGCGACAAGGCGAATGGCGTGACCCTGACGCTTCGCTGGGAAGCGATTTCTGAGGGCGTGATGGCCATGAGCGCGCGTCTACTCAACAGTGGCAGCGCGTCCTTTGGTATTGCGCGGGTGGCATCGCTTTCACTGCCGCTGCCCGGGTGGGCAGGTCATGCGACGCGTTATGCTGGCCGGTGGGCAGGCGAAATGCGCGAGACCACTGGTCCAATAGAGCGCGGCGCAGTGTCGTCAGATTCGCGCGGCGGCAGGCCCGGCTTTGAAGGTGGCAATTGGCTGCTCGCGCATGAGCAATCGCTTGGCGCTGAAACCGGACAGGTACTCGGTATGCATCTGGCGTGGAGTGGCGATCACATTGCCTTGCTTGAACGGAGTGCCGACGGAGCAGCGCAGGTTCAAATGGGCGCGCGCTTTGACCACGGCGAAGTCATTCTAGAACCGGGCGAGAGCTACGAAGCGCCGCCTGTGCATCTTGGATTCAGCGCGAATGGGCGCAGTGGCCTCGCCAATCGCTTTGCCATGCATGTGCGCCAGAAAGTCCTACCAGAACGCGCAAAATGGCCCGCGCGGCGTGTTCATCTCAATAGCTGGGAAGCGCTGAGCTTTGACATGGATGAGGCCAGCCTGAAGCGACTCGCGAGCGATGCGGCTGCGCTTGGCATCGAGCGGTTTGTTATCGACGACGGCTGGTTCCATGGTCGCCGTAACGACCGAACGAGCCTTGGAGATTGGACTGTCGATGAAGGTCTGTTTCCTGACGGGCTGGGGGCACTCGCCGATCATGTCATCGGGCTTGGCATGGACCTTGGCATCTGGGTCGAGCCGGAGATGATCAGCCCCGACAGCGATCTTTACCGTGCGAACCCGGATTGGTGCATCCATCAAGATGGTGTGGAGCGCGCAACGCAGCGCAATCAGCTGGTGCTCGATCTAACCATCCCTGAAGCTTCAGAACACCTATATGCGCGGCTGAATACGCTGCTGTCCCTGCACCCCATTACCTATGTAAAGTGGGATCATAACCGGCCATTATTCCCGCGCGCGGGTAAAGGCATTGCACAGACTGAAGCGCTCTACGCGCTGCTGGACCGGCTGCGCGTCGCACATCCCAAGGTCGAGTTCGAAAGCTGTGCCAGTGGCGGCGGGCGTGTCGATTACGGCATTCTCGGCCGCACGCACCGCGTTTGGCCGAGCGACAATAATGACCCGATTGAACGGCTGCGGATCATGGAAGCTTGGGGTCAGTTCTTGCCGCCCGAAGTGCTCGGCAGCCATGTCGGGCCGAGCCCCAATCCCATCACGGGCCGCCGTACCGATATGGATTTCCGCGCCAAGGTTGCGCTGTTCGGCCATATGGGCGTCGAAACAGACCCAGCGGCAATGGATGAGCACGAGCGCACTGTCCTCGCTGTCCACATTGCGTATTACAAAGAGTGGCGCGAGGTTTTGCATACCGGCGCGATGCACCAGTTGGACATGGGCGACGACCGTGCATTCGGGCGGATCGCGGTTGCAAATGACGGGGCGAGGGCACTTGCCCTGATCGCGCGAACTGACTTTGCGGCGGAATTTCTGGCGCGGCCGGTGCAGCTGGCGGGCCTAGACAATGAGGCGACCTATAAAGTCAGCCTGCTGGAACCTTGGCCAGCAAAAGCATCGCAATATGTCGGACGCGGTTTCGATTGGCGCGCGGGTATCGATTTGACCGGGCGTTTCCTGCAATCGAGCGGTGTCTCCATTCCGCTCGTACATCCAGAAACCGCATGGCTTCTGGAGATCGAGAAACTATGA
- a CDS encoding SLC5 family protein has protein sequence MFGDTSNYANGVQLAVCVALTAFIGLMTWLKVRQAKTHDGSSKDVFLAGGGLSWIFVAGSITLTNLSTDQLVGMNGNQMALLAWWEIAGFFGLMTLAFVFVPLYYKHNCTTVTELLERRYGGRSIRTLISALFLLGNVLIYLPAALYSGGLFLQSLFGMNIDLLVFSVILAVIAAAYTIFGGLRAVAVMDTYSGVGILGLALLIVYLALAAVDFDIVTDVPPERLTMIGGADSPIPFHTLFTGMLFIQIFYWSTNQNITQRAMAAPTIKEARKGVFAAAAIRILIVPPIVVLPGIVAYKLYGDVGDAAYGMLVADIMPVWLSGAFAAMVAAAVITTFSAVLNSTVALYSVDFHEQFIGKVDNHWRLGALMSVLATIVAISLVPIYSSADSIINLLQELNGLLSMPILSAFIACLLFRGVDARAAIVGVIWGVVLYGAFTFQLSPRGIINMHYIDFMVVVLVTSVLASLVANRLIFGGRAEFVGFKKQPV, from the coding sequence ATGTTCGGGGACACATCGAATTACGCCAATGGCGTACAGCTGGCAGTGTGCGTGGCGCTGACGGCGTTTATCGGCCTGATGACATGGCTGAAGGTGCGACAGGCCAAAACGCATGACGGATCAAGCAAAGACGTGTTCCTCGCGGGCGGCGGACTTAGCTGGATATTTGTCGCTGGCTCGATCACGCTCACCAATCTTTCGACCGATCAGCTTGTCGGCATGAATGGCAACCAGATGGCGCTGCTGGCGTGGTGGGAAATCGCGGGTTTCTTCGGCCTGATGACGCTCGCCTTCGTTTTCGTGCCGCTTTATTACAAGCACAATTGCACGACTGTTACCGAGCTTCTGGAGCGCCGCTACGGCGGGCGCAGCATCCGGACGCTGATCTCAGCCTTGTTTCTGCTGGGTAATGTGCTGATTTACCTTCCAGCGGCTCTCTATAGCGGCGGACTGTTCCTGCAGTCGCTATTTGGAATGAATATCGACCTGCTGGTATTCAGCGTCATTCTTGCGGTGATCGCAGCGGCCTATACGATCTTCGGAGGCCTGCGCGCCGTCGCGGTTATGGACACCTATTCGGGCGTCGGCATCCTCGGATTGGCGCTTCTTATCGTCTATCTGGCGCTGGCTGCGGTTGATTTCGACATTGTGACGGATGTGCCGCCGGAACGTCTGACGATGATCGGCGGCGCGGATTCCCCTATCCCGTTCCACACGCTGTTCACCGGCATGCTGTTTATTCAGATATTCTACTGGTCGACTAACCAGAATATCACCCAGCGCGCGATGGCTGCACCAACTATCAAGGAAGCGCGCAAGGGCGTGTTTGCTGCGGCTGCGATCCGTATTTTGATCGTGCCGCCAATAGTCGTTCTGCCGGGTATCGTAGCCTACAAACTCTACGGCGATGTCGGCGATGCAGCCTATGGAATGCTCGTCGCGGATATCATGCCGGTTTGGCTATCGGGCGCATTTGCCGCGATGGTGGCGGCTGCTGTGATCACCACCTTCAGTGCGGTGCTGAACTCAACCGTTGCACTTTATTCGGTCGATTTCCACGAGCAGTTTATCGGCAAGGTGGACAATCACTGGAGGCTAGGCGCGCTGATGTCGGTGCTGGCAACAATTGTCGCAATTTCGCTCGTGCCGATCTACTCGTCGGCGGATAGCATCATCAATCTGCTGCAGGAGCTGAACGGCCTGCTATCCATGCCGATCCTGAGTGCTTTCATCGCCTGCCTGCTGTTTCGAGGAGTTGATGCAAGGGCAGCGATTGTCGGCGTGATTTGGGGTGTGGTGCTATACGGTGCCTTCACCTTCCAACTTAGCCCGCGCGGTATCATTAACATGCACTACATCGACTTCATGGTCGTAGTGCTGGTGACATCGGTTCTGGCATCGCTGGTCGCCAACAGGCTGATCTTTGGCGGGCGGGCGGAGTTCGTCGGCTTTAAGAAGCAGCCTGTGTAA